The following proteins are encoded in a genomic region of Lytechinus variegatus isolate NC3 chromosome 7, Lvar_3.0, whole genome shotgun sequence:
- the LOC121417949 gene encoding acidic fibroblast growth factor intracellular-binding protein B-like, which produces MSETMVNIVVGNITMVDPEVYRYWLDGYSAYEAARRRHQKVNREKPGYSFEIIKNDTDDNYRAFIAMEKHLQNPLTLANQPLFQLPPDMQGFLIENFYELDSSVAREILGKKLSSRHRKDLDEIRDKTNVALRSCRRQYDNFKRVFKTVEDMEGPMVKNIQNHFLLSQELAKKYAAIVFFANNRFETGKKRVQYLTFNDLAYCADEMISSWTAGSVDSRKEDLDADFDREFLQMLRELKFLAYDKDASDQHRTLVCNSIKGKITDRAYSDIEGDFKTVSRAIISIACGMIHSKELRDFFNDVIEKIVEPCRQSFWTADDMSKFLTVYTSSSYQVEAMGRHPRLHSTLERYMSTLRKCVIRMYHS; this is translated from the exons CATCGTTGTTGGCAACATCACTATGGTTGATCCTGAAGTTTACAGATATTGGTTGGATGGTTATtctg CTTATGAAGCGGCCAGGAGGAGACACCAGAAGGTCAATCGCGAGAAGCCAGGCTACTCCTTTGAGATCATCAAGAACGATACAGATGATAACTACAGGGCCTTCATAGCCATGGAGAAGCACCTACAGAATCCACTTACTCTTGCCAATCAACCGTTATTTCAACTGCCTCCAGACATGCAAGGGTTCCTCATAGAAAA TTTCTATGAATTAGATTCCTCTGTTGCAAGGGAAATCCTTGGTAAGAAACTCTCTAGCAGGCACAGGAAGGACTTAGATGAGATCAGAGACAAGACCAATGTCGCTCTTAGAAGCTGCAGAAGACAG TATGATAATTTCAAAAGAGTTTTCAAGACAGTTGAGGATATGGAAGGCCCTATGGTGAAGAACATCCAAAATCATTTTCTCCTCTCGCAAGAGCTAGCCAA GAAGTATGCTGCCATCGTATTCTTTGCCAACAATCGGTTTGAGACTGGTAAGAAGCGTGTTCAGTACCTGACCTTCAACGACCTAGCCTACTGTGCTGATGAAATGATCAGCAGTTGGACTGCTGGTTCTGTGG ATTCTAGAAAAGAAGACTTAGATGCAGATTTTGACCGGGAATTTCTTCAGATGCTGAGAGAACTCAAGTTTCTGGCGTATGATAAAGATGCAAGTGACCAACATAGAAC ATTGGTGTGCAACTCCATTAAAGGCAAGATCACAGATCGGGCCTATTCAGATATCGAAGGGGATTTCAAG ACTGTTTCTCGAGCCATCATCAGCATTGCTTGTGGAATGATACACTCAAAAGAACTCAGGGACTTCTTCAATGATGTCATAGAGAAG ATTGTTGAGCCATGTAGACAGTCGTTCTGGACGGCAGATGATATGAGCAAGTTTCTCACTGTGTATACCAGCAGTAGTTACCAAGTTGAAGCAATGGGCAG GCATCCACGGCTACATTCCACTCTGGAGCGTTACATGTCAACCCTCAGGAAGTGTGTCATTAGGATGTATCACAGCTGA